Proteins encoded in a region of the Aquila chrysaetos chrysaetos chromosome 25, bAquChr1.4, whole genome shotgun sequence genome:
- the NMRAL1 gene encoding nmrA-like family domain-containing protein 1 isoform X1, whose amino-acid sequence MAGKKLIVVFGATGAQGGCVARALLEDGTFKVRAVTRSPMKKAAKELKQRGAEVVKADQDDEPSLELALAGAYGAFVVTNFWEHCSKEKEIAQGKRLADLSKRLGLQHVVYSGLENVKQLTGGRLEVLHFDGKGMVEEYFQKLGVPTTTIRLPFYFENFLSIFKPQKVPQGDTFVLALPMGDTPMDGMAVEDVGPVVLCLLKSPEEYIGRVIGLSTGKLTEAEYAAILSQQTGKIVEASKISPEEYEKRGSPGDKELAAMFRFYALKPDRNVDLTMKLNPKARTFHQWVADNKAAF is encoded by the exons ATGGCCGGGAAGAAACTGATCGTGGTGTTCGGGGCAACCG GGGCTCAGGGGGGCTGTGTGGCCCGGGCTCTGCTAGAAGATGGGACCTTCAAGGTCCGCGCGGTGACACGGAGCCCCATGAAGAAGGCGGCCAAGGAGCTGAAGCAGAGGGGAGCTGAAGTCGTGAAGGCAGATCAGGACGATGAGCCATCGCTGGAGCTGGCCTTGGCGGGTGCTTACGGAGCTTTTGTTGTAACCAACTTCTGGGAGCActgcagcaaagagaaagaaattgcacAG GGAAAGCGGCTTGCTGACCTGTCGAAGCGCCTCGGTCTGCAACACGTCGTGTACAGCGGCCTGGAGAACGTGAAGCAGCTGACGGGGGGCCGGCTGGAGGTGCTCCACTTTGACGGCAAAGGCATGGTGGAGGAGTACTTCCAGAAACTTGGTGTTCCCACCACAACCATCCGACTGCCGTTCTACTTTGAGAACTTCCTCTCCATCTTCAAGCCGCAGAAGGTCCCACAGGGAGATACCTTTGTCCTGG CGCTGCCCATGGGGGACACCCCCATGGATGGGATGGCGGTGGAGGATGTTGGGCCTGTTGTGCTTTGCCTGCTGAAGTCCCCAGAGGAGTACATCGGCCGAGTGATCGGGCTCAGCACTGGCAAGCTCACTGAGGCAGAGTATGCTGCTATCCTCTCCCAGCAGACGGGCAAGATCGTGGAAGCCAGCAAG ATCTCACCAGAGGAGTATGAGAAACGTGGCTCCCCTGGGGACAAGGAATTGGCCGCTATGTTCCGTTTCTATGCCCTTAAGCCAGACCGCAACGTTGACCTGACCATGAAACTCAACCCCAAGGCCCGCACCTTCCATCAGTGGGTGGCAGACAATAAGGCCGCCTTCTGA
- the NMRAL1 gene encoding nmrA-like family domain-containing protein 1 isoform X2, which translates to MAGKKLIVVFGATGAQGGCVARALLEDGTFKVRAVTRSPMKKAAKELKQRGAEVVKADQDDEPSLELALAGAYGAFVVTNFWEHCSKEKEIAQGKRLADLSKRLGLQHVVYSGLENVKQLTGGRLEVLHFDGKGMVEEYFQKLGVPTTTIRLPFYFENFLSIFKPQKVPQGDTFVLDLFGGL; encoded by the exons ATGGCCGGGAAGAAACTGATCGTGGTGTTCGGGGCAACCG GGGCTCAGGGGGGCTGTGTGGCCCGGGCTCTGCTAGAAGATGGGACCTTCAAGGTCCGCGCGGTGACACGGAGCCCCATGAAGAAGGCGGCCAAGGAGCTGAAGCAGAGGGGAGCTGAAGTCGTGAAGGCAGATCAGGACGATGAGCCATCGCTGGAGCTGGCCTTGGCGGGTGCTTACGGAGCTTTTGTTGTAACCAACTTCTGGGAGCActgcagcaaagagaaagaaattgcacAG GGAAAGCGGCTTGCTGACCTGTCGAAGCGCCTCGGTCTGCAACACGTCGTGTACAGCGGCCTGGAGAACGTGAAGCAGCTGACGGGGGGCCGGCTGGAGGTGCTCCACTTTGACGGCAAAGGCATGGTGGAGGAGTACTTCCAGAAACTTGGTGTTCCCACCACAACCATCCGACTGCCGTTCTACTTTGAGAACTTCCTCTCCATCTTCAAGCCGCAGAAGGTCCCACAGGGAGATACCTTTGTCCTGG ACCTGTTTGGTGGCCTGTAA